GATCTTGGTCGGACCAAATCCAGAACCATTTCTGTATCGCCAGCAAATAGCGATCGCGAAGGACTGCTTGCTCTCCTCAGCAACCTGCCGCCCCGCTGCTTGGAGGGAGATTCCCAATCTGCTGCTCACACGACTCAGCTGCGAGGCGCTGGGCGGGGAGTCATCAAACTCCCTACGAAGGAGATCGCCTTTTCCCAGAAGTTCTATAGCGAAGCGATTAGCCTGGCACTCCAAGAGGTCGTGAAAATCCGAGCTGAGGCGTTTATCGTCATCCAGGTGTCCGAAAACCAATCGATGGTCTGGCAGAGTCCCGTGGCCGATCTCGTGGGCTAGGACGAATCGCCGCTTCATCACGTGAAGGTCCGGATTCAGGAGAATCTCGTTCGAATCAAAGCGGATCATCCCTTGGAGTCTCGACAGGGTGGTGTCAACAAGATCCCCAAACCGGTCCCTGAGCTTTTTCTTCGTACGCAGATCCAGCTCGATCTCCCCGGCTTGAACCAGCTTCGCTACAGCCGTCGCTTCGTCTAGGTCGACCGGTTCCACCGAGCGGTGTGCGTCAAGTTCACGGAGCACCCCCATCGCGGACGCCCTTACTTGGATTTGGTCGCCAGGCGAGAGTCTTAAATCAGAAAGGTGCGGTCGAACCGAGAATTGCGCTGTCGGCCTATCGCTGTCTCGGAGGGCATCGAGAACTGCTTTTATCGCTTCAAGTTCTTTATCGCTGATGTCTTCAGGGAGATAGCTCAACGCCCGAGCGTGATTTGGGCTGACGGATTCTGGGTCTCTTTCAACGTAACCAGCCCATTCCATGAGGGTTTGAAATGACTCTCCGTACCCATCGGCGATCCGATGCAGGACCGAAGGAGTCGGTTGCGCGATTTCGTTTCTCTCAAGTTGAGAGAGATAACCGCTGTTCAACCCTGTCCGCCTTTCTATCTCGCGGAGACTTACACCTTGAGCCTTACGGATTTCTCGGAGACGGTCGCCGAGCTTGATTGGTTTTTCTGCCATGCAGTCATACTTTCACGGTATGCGTGACAAGTCAAGCGGCCCGCGTTGCTTATAGAGCTAACGCGAACTGCTATACTGGTGGCGCAACGAGAAAAACCGCGGTCGACCGACTTTCGAGAGAGAGTCGAGCGCGGTTTTTCGGTCAAGTAAACCGACGCCGAGTTTCTCGGCAGGAGAAAGATAATGACAGAAGCCAAACAGACGGACTCCCCCAAGGATGTTCGCAAGATTGAAATCATCATCGACAAGGCCCCCATCCTGGTTCCTCGCAAGACCATGACCGTCAGGGAAATCCTGGCGCTGGTGGACAAGACACCGGATGATTGGACCCTCACTCTGGTGAGGGATCGCCGCGACCAGCACGATTTCGAGGACCCGGAAGAGAAGGTGTCGCTCAAGCGCGGCATGATTTTCGCGACGACCCACAAGGGTCCGAAGACGGTGTCGTGAGCGGGGCGAACACGATGGTGGCCGAGCTGGAGGAGCTCGGCCACCGGCCCATCGTGATCGAGGGTGATTTCGTTCATTTCGAGTTCGAAGTTCCTCTCGGGCCCCTCACCGCTTGCACCATCGAGATCGGATTCAATGTTCCCGGCGACTACTCAGTCACTCCCCCGAGCGGCTTGCTAGTCCGCCCGCACCTTCTCCCCATCGGAGTCGGCGGAGAGCACCCTCATGGCGGAGTCCATGCAGCAGCATCAGGGGGCGTTCAGGATCCGTCCTGGCAATATTGGAGCCGCCCGTTTCCCGAGTGGCAAAGGTCAACACAAGACGCAAGCGCGTTGATGGGTCACGTCAGGGGCCTCCTAAGAACTCTCCCGCCTGAGCTGGAGCTCCCAAATGCGGCGTAGCGTTGCTATCAGCACGAATGTCCACGACGCGGCCATCGACCACCTAATCAGAGCCGACGGGCAAGAAGATCTGACCTTCGCCTTGTACGAGTCAAGTGCCGGTAGAGAGCGAACGACGAGAATCCTGACCGAACTCGTGTTGCCCGAGGCGGATGAACGCAGAGTCCACGGAAATGCGTCTTTCTACGGTTCCTACTTTCTTCGCGCTTCTAAGCTGGCCGGGGCGAGAGATATGGGACTTGCCCTGATCCACAGCCATCCTCGTGGGACTGGGTGGCAGGGCATGAGCCATGACGATGTTGAGGCTGAATCCAGTCTTGGCGTTCAGACCCTCACCTTCACGGGCAGGCCCTTGCTCGGCATGACGCTTGCCGGTGCGGATTCATCCTGGGCCGGGCGAGAGTGGATAGAGGAAGGCCAGGCTGTCAAAATGGTCGACTGCGAGAGCGTCAGAGTCGTGGGGGACCAGATGCACTTCTCCTTTCCAACCCGCCTGAAGAGAAAGCCGAATCCAAAGATCATTCGAACGGAGTCGGTCTGGGGCGACCACATACAAGGGTTGCTTGAACAAATACGTATCGGAGTCATCGGCCTCGGAAGCGTCGGATCAATCGTCACCGAGACTCTTGCGCGAAGTGGAGCGGGGAATCTTGTCTTGATCGATTTTGATTCGATTGAAGAACACAACCTCGATCGAACCGCCGGGGCCACCAGTGAAGACCTGCGGCTGGCCAGAGGCAAGGCTGAATCAGCGCGAAAAAATGCGCTCAGGTGCGCGACATACCCTGATATCCGCGTAGATGTTGTAGACGCTTCGGTAGCTGAAAGTTCGGGCTGGCAAACCGCCTTGGATTGCGACATTCTTTTTTCTTGTGTCGATCGCCCATGGCCGCGCCAGTTGCTCAATCTGGCTGCGTACGGACACCTAATCCCCGTGATTGACGGCGGAATCAAAGCAACCAGAAACTCAAATGGTGAGATGGCTAGTGCAGGATGGAACGTCCAGACCGTGGGGCCAGGGCGCAAGTGCCTCCAGTGTCTGGGTCAGTTTGATCCGGGAGCGGTCCAAGCAGAAAGATTGGGCCAGCTCGATGACCCGGCCTACATAGAGGGACTACCGCCGGACCACCTCCTCCGATCGAGGTCAAATGTGTTCGCGTTCAGCGGAAGCGTCGCCTCGTTAGAGGTACTTCAAATGATCTCGATGCTTGCTGCACCCGGCCATATCGCAGATCTCGGCAGCCAGATTTATCACGTCAGCACAGGGAAGATGGACCATGACTACGGCGATTGTCTTCCTGGCTGTCGATATTCGTCCGATTTGCTTGGCGTCGGCGACAAGGCGCCGGTAGACGTCCGCCATCATGCAGCCGCTTCGGATGAGCGTTCTTCACGACGAACTCGACAGAGGCGACCACTCACGGCTTTACGTCGTTGGTTAGCCAGATGAGGGCAACTCCGTACGGGCAGACATGGCACGTGTGCTCTCCGGCCCGAACGATTTATCGCAATAAGCAGCCACCCGTCGGTGGAACAAACTGATGATACTTATAGTCCGTAGCTTTATATACGACAACAGAGCAGCCTCTGTCGATGGCTTCTCGCTCTCCAGACCACGTCGCGCTAGGCAAGGCAGTGCGCGAGATCCGTTTGGCGAAAGGGTTCTCACAAGAGCAGTTAGCTCTTGAGTCGGGTCTCGACCGAACATATGTGGGCGGGGTTGAGCGCGGTGAGAGAAACCCTTCCTACGGCAGTCTTCTGAAGCTCGCAAAGGCGCTAGGGATCTCACCCTCTGAGATCTTAGCCTTGGGTGAACGCCGCTGACTTCGAGCATCGCGGCACGGCACTTTGCGGCCGGTGGTTCGTCGATTAATGATACTTATAGTCCCTATCGCACACGAAGCTCCTTTGCTAACTAGGTGCGGTCGAAGGGAATCGAATGCTCCGTAAAGGGAATGGAACTCTGTCCATCGCATGCGTTGGAGGAATCGCTGCTGCGTGCTTCATGGCGCTTGTCCTGATGAACCCGAGCTCTGCTTTTAGCGCGTCATGCTCATCTCAAACCCAGAGCGTCAAGAAGCGCATGAACGTCAGCTGTCAGAAGGCCAAGAAGGTAGACCGTAGGGCAAGAAATGCTGGGGTTGCGATACCGGAATGTCCGAGCACCCCGAACGCTCACTGGCGGGGCTGGAAGATCAAGGCGGTTTCGAGTGGAGTAATCAAAACTCGCTTTTCGAAGGGAAACCGGTCCTTCCTGATGGTCGGGGGCGGCGCCTGCTTCTAACCAGGGATGGGGCCAGCGGCTGGTTGGCCGCTGGTCCCGCCGCTTAGGCCCGTGAAATGACCCGGGCCCTAGCAAGTTCGTCTGACATGGGCGACCCCGGGGGTCCGGCCTCTCACCGCTCGACGAGATCGCGTTCCAGTCAGAAACTCGTGGTACAAGTGCGGATATGTCTCCGGACAAAGGGAAGGGGAAAAAGAGGAAGTCTCGTAGCTCGAAGCCGAAGCTGCGGGTTGTCAAGCCGAAGGAACCAGGCGCGCCATATGTAGTGCGGTGGCACCCAGGAGCGGAAAGCGAGCGCGATGCCTCTTGGCCAGCAACGGAAAAGGCCGCAATGTTGAATGCGGCCAAGAAGCTGGTGGCACTCGGGCGGGAACTGAAGTTCCCCCATTCCAGCGCAGTCCAAGGCGACATCGGAAAGGGGATGCGAGAGTTGCGGCCTCGTGGGGGGAGGAGCCGCTGGCGACCTATCTACCGACAAGTTAAGCCGGGCACTTTCGTGATTTTCGCTGTGGGCCCCGAGGCAGAAATCGACAATCGAAACTTTGAAGCTGCTGTGAAGCGTGCTGTGGAGCGATTCTCGGATCTGGAAATCAATTGATGAGAAAATCCAGAGTTTCGATAACACAAGTGCTATAGTCTGAGAACATTGTATGGAGTTGGATCACCAAGGGGCATATGAAATGAAGCTTTCCGAACTGAAGACAAACGATGAGTTGCTCGATGAGCAGCTGCAGGATCCTGAGTTTCGCGCAGAATGGGAACGCACAGCCTTGGCACGGGCGATCGCCCTTGCGGTCCTAACGTTTCGGACTGACCGCGGAATGTCACAGGGAGCCATCGGCAAAAAGCTGGGAATGACCCAGCCCCAGGTTGCTCGTTTGGAAAGCGGCGACGTAAATCCCAGCATGGACACGCTCGTGAGAGTGGCCGTCGGACTGGGGATCGAGCTCTCGATCAACGTCACCCCCGCAAACAAGAAACCTCGGCTTGTCACAAAGAGTGCTCTCGCTGACAAGCTAGTCGGAGGCATCCACACGGATAACGCCGACGTTCGAGTGGCTGCCGCCTCGTAACTACAACTGGTCTGCCCCACTCTTCGAATCGCTCATGTTGAGTTCCGCTAGAGCATCCGGGAGTCCCATGGCCGCTCCCCTGAACCCTCTCCAGTTCGTCGAGCCACCTACTTCAGGTCGAAATCATCTTTCAAGAGTCGATTGAATCGGCCTACCGGATCCAGGTCGTCGGGATCCGGCCCAACTTTCCCTCGGCAGTTGGCGCAGTGGTGGCACGGCAAGGGATCGCCGCCGACTTGAATCTTGCCCGTAGCTAAGGCCTCCTCCAAAGAAAGGACCCTCGGCTGATGCCATGTGTAGATGAAGTCTGGATTCGCGGTGAAGGCCACGTGCCCGAACGACAGGATTTTCACGGCATTCATTTGACAGAACTCGCCGTCGTACTCCCGTCCATCGACGTGCTCGCACTGGAGCGCCCCAGCCCCACAAACAGAGCACTCGGTCAGGACGGTCATTGAAACGGAGAATGCGGTTACCTGATGAAGGGCGAAGATGGGGCAGTTCAGACGGTAGCTGGAGTCGTCGGCGTTGTATTCGTAGAAGCAACCCACGCGGGATAGGTCTTGACCCAAGCGATGAGCGCGAGCAAATAGGTCAGATTGACTTACACGATCAAAAAGGAAGGCGTTTACTAAGTCTCCGAGGGCGAGTCTGAGTTCCGGCTCCGGATCCTCGCCGAACGACGCAGCGACATGCGCGTTTCTTTCTCGACATAAACCTCGCTTTCGGAGTCTCTCGGGTGTGAGCGGATTTCCCGCTTCGTCTAAAGGCAGATAAGCCATAGACCTAACTACTCGCCAGGAACTTCAGGCCATGAGCTTGGGTCAAGATCCGCGGAACTTGGACCAAGCTGACCCGGACAATTCATGCAGTGACGGCAAGGTATGGAGGCGCCCTCCGCGATCGCGATTCCGAGGTCTTCCTCGGCATCTTCTAGTGATTGGGCACTGAAGATTTTGTAGCACCGGGGATCGCGCGGTCTCCGGACTATCGAAACCTCATCAACATTCCAGCGAGTGATGACGCGATGGCATCTGATGCCGTCGTAGCTCCTGCCAGAAATGTGATCGCAGCCGAAGTCCGCGGCTCCGCAGATCGAGCATCGCCCCGTCGTCGTCCCTCCGGGGCTCAGCCCGAACCGACTATGCAAGGCGAGAGTTCCGCACTTATTCAGATAACCATCGATATCGGAGTTGAATGGAACCCGCCACCCAAACTGTCGGTTAGCTCGACGGCCTAGCGCGTGTGCGCGAGTAAAGCAATCTCGGTTTGCTGATCTGTCAATGAGAAAGGCCTCAACCATCGCCTCAATCGCGGCCCTAAGATTAGGCTCGGCGTTTGCCTCTCCGGCAATGGCCGCGCTAATCGCTTGCTTGGAGGCTGACAAGGCTTGATCCCGAGCAGCGGTCGACGAAGGAAGGGGATCAAAATAAGCGCCTATCCCCTCGATATATGGGTTCGGACTGACGGTAGAACGTCCTAATCGTCTTCGTTGTCATCATCGTCGCCGAACACCTGGCCACTCGCATCTTCAAGAAATGAAAGGACATCTGCGGGTGGCCCTTCGATGTTGTGAATCCGCATGTTGCCCTCCTCTATCTCCACGAGCCCGACTTTGAACACAGAGTCATCGGTTCCACGGGACTTAATGTAGTCGTAGATGTAGTCGCCGATGATGGAGAACGGGATGCTAGATACCCCCGCCACCAAGAACGGAAGGACAACTTCGGCGGCGTGTTCCTGAAGGATCCCTGGTCTAGCTCCCCCGGGGGTGAAGAGCTGAACGTCAAAGCCGTCGTCCATTGCTTTTACGCGCATCTCCTGTGCTTCTTGCCGAAAACCCATAACAACCTCACCGTCAAGCTCGCCTCGCGATGATGGCAGGAATACGACATTGTTCTGGCCAAGTTCGAGCTCCTCGCTTTCGGGCCAGAATGGCAGCGGATCAGTCCAACTCTCCTTGATAGGCATGGGGCCAGCCTAGACACGTCTGGGGATATGAAGTTCAAGCTCGGATTTTGGTCCGGTGAACCGTCCGGATCGCCTACATCGAGTTGATCTGGTTCGCTGGAGGCTGGAGCCACGAAATCTCGCTTAGGTACGGATGACCGATCGGCATGATTGCATGATGCCTATGAGTATCAATGCGAATCAAACCAGTGGAGTGGATTTATTGCTCGCGGCCTTCGTCGTCCTCACGCCTGGCGAGCAGGAGATCGCCTTGCGGAGATGCCAGAGCATTTGGCTGATCGAACAGGAAGGCGAAAACTCGCAGATCAAGAAGATGCTTGCTTCCCTGAATCGGGTGGCCGAGGTTCTTGGTGTCAAGGCCGGTTGAAAAGTGCTCCACTTTGGCCGGTTGAAAAGTGCGCCACCCGGTGTTTATGGAGATCCGCTGTTTGATGGGCTTTCCCAGTGGA
Above is a genomic segment from Thermoleophilia bacterium containing:
- a CDS encoding helix-turn-helix domain-containing protein, which encodes MAEKPIKLGDRLREIRKAQGVSLREIERRTGLNSGYLSQLERNEIAQPTPSVLHRIADGYGESFQTLMEWAGYVERDPESVSPNHARALSYLPEDISDKELEAIKAVLDALRDSDRPTAQFSVRPHLSDLRLSPGDQIQVRASAMGVLRELDAHRSVEPVDLDEATAVAKLVQAGEIELDLRTKKKLRDRFGDLVDTTLSRLQGMIRFDSNEILLNPDLHVMKRRFVLAHEIGHGTLPDHRLVFGHLDDDKRLSSDFHDLLECQANRFAIELLGKGDLLRREFDDSPPSASQLSRVSSRLGISLQAAGRQVAEESKQSFAIAICWRYRNGSGFGPTKIWASKPFVDRFGWTPTQHPRDEVRDALRDAFNHTQSEPFETVDLKEKRVMIQPDPLETPFALFTVLVPEKVSRSVKLLRPMTASRD
- a CDS encoding multiubiquitin domain-containing protein, with product MTEAKQTDSPKDVRKIEIIIDKAPILVPRKTMTVREILALVDKTPDDWTLTLVRDRRDQHDFEDPEEKVSLKRGMIFATTHKGPKTVS
- a CDS encoding ThiF family adenylyltransferase produces the protein MRRSVAISTNVHDAAIDHLIRADGQEDLTFALYESSAGRERTTRILTELVLPEADERRVHGNASFYGSYFLRASKLAGARDMGLALIHSHPRGTGWQGMSHDDVEAESSLGVQTLTFTGRPLLGMTLAGADSSWAGREWIEEGQAVKMVDCESVRVVGDQMHFSFPTRLKRKPNPKIIRTESVWGDHIQGLLEQIRIGVIGLGSVGSIVTETLARSGAGNLVLIDFDSIEEHNLDRTAGATSEDLRLARGKAESARKNALRCATYPDIRVDVVDASVAESSGWQTALDCDILFSCVDRPWPRQLLNLAAYGHLIPVIDGGIKATRNSNGEMASAGWNVQTVGPGRKCLQCLGQFDPGAVQAERLGQLDDPAYIEGLPPDHLLRSRSNVFAFSGSVASLEVLQMISMLAAPGHIADLGSQIYHVSTGKMDHDYGDCLPGCRYSSDLLGVGDKAPVDVRHHAAASDERSSRRTRQRRPLTALRRWLAR
- a CDS encoding helix-turn-helix transcriptional regulator; the encoded protein is MASRSPDHVALGKAVREIRLAKGFSQEQLALESGLDRTYVGGVERGERNPSYGSLLKLAKALGISPSEILALGERR
- a CDS encoding helix-turn-helix transcriptional regulator, giving the protein MKLSELKTNDELLDEQLQDPEFRAEWERTALARAIALAVLTFRTDRGMSQGAIGKKLGMTQPQVARLESGDVNPSMDTLVRVAVGLGIELSINVTPANKKPRLVTKSALADKLVGGIHTDNADVRVAAAS